The following are encoded together in the Argopecten irradians isolate NY chromosome 5, Ai_NY, whole genome shotgun sequence genome:
- the LOC138323032 gene encoding fidgetin-like protein 1 isoform X2 has protein sequence MEFPEDGVFLHHLQSQLFDPKLSEGRVSEKADLTRQIIANLRLAADANIISADSANHLIRPFENSYACLIDSLDSTAGLNNFAEGALALCSPHKNESSKWQTSLTLEKLKGMKCVQDVMKKGQADADMLIPPSHRNKVLFSRRVKPTEVPISGLDPGQSNSLNNPSQNSHQQMDVSNGLAISKHQDFNTNTADQGNWSNTNNAGHQKNPLCNSNPQLPGSMNRKPLFSGTNGNGAYGQFGGQSGHLSGQFRGASGQSSGQNGRQTDYSNGQFRGHGTQSNGQADFSGGQFRGRQGQSSGQFGGQANNLSGQFGGQSWRGGQGGGIKRPLSGGDDNTDNQQDNGVSTGGAFRTAREQLKLENQKKYGGGGGTVSTASYGTGKKSLGTRRTGPSGKFIPPVINKGEDDGSDVTMNKVQKSVFGKGASSNAASSDEPEDERLKGIEPKMIELVMNEIMDNGPQMNWTDIAGLEFAKKCIKEIVVWPMLRPDIFTGLRGPPKGLLLFGPPGTGKTLIGKCIASQSKSTFFSISASSLTSKWVGEGEKMVRALFAVARCHQPAVVFIDEIDSLLSQRSDGEHEASRRIKTEFLVQLDGAATSSEDRILVIGATNRPQEIDEAARRRFVKRLYIPLPESQARQHIVLNLLAQQRYQLTEGELALIQDKSEGYSGADMASLCREAAMGPIRSMSFGDIENISADEVRPIIFCDFEEAFLQVKASVSDKDLDLYIEWNKMYGSVGMGK, from the exons aataTCAGCTGACAGTGCTAATCACCTGATAAGACCGTTTGAAAATTCCTATGCTTGCCTGATAGACTCCCTAGATAGCACGGCAG GGTTGAACAACTTTGCGGAAGGTGCCCTAGCCCTGTGCTCCCCTCATAAAAATG AAAGCAGTAAATGGCAAACATCGCTTACTTTGGAGAAACTAAAAGGAATGAAATGTGTGCAGGATGTGATGAAGAAAGGCCAG GCTGATGCAGACATGTTGATACCACCCTCTCACAGGAACAAGGTTCTATTTTCCCGGAGAGTTAAACCTACAGAAGTACCTATATCTGGACTTGATCCTGGTCAGAGCAACAGTTTAAACAATCCAAGTCAAAATAGTCATCAACAGATGGATGTTAGTAATGGTTTAGCAATATCTAAACACCAAGATTTCAACACTAATACTGCGGACCAAGGCAACTGGTCAAATACGAACAATGCTGGACACCAGAAGAATCCCCTTTGTAACAGTAATCCACAGCTTCCAGGGTCTATGAACAGAAAACCACTGTTTTCTGGTACTAATG GTAATGGTGCTTATGGTCAGTTTGGAGGACAGTCTGGACATTTAAGTGGTCAGTTCAGAGGAGCATCAGGACAATCTAGTGGTCAGAATGGAAGGCAAACAGATTACTCTAATGGCCAGTTTAGAGGACATGGAACACAATCTAATGGTCAAGCAGATTTCTCTGGTGGTCAGTTCAGAGGCAGGCAAGGACAATCTAGTGGTCAGTTTGGAGGACAAGCAAATAATTTAAGTGGTCAGTTTGGGGGACAATCCTGGAGAGGAGGACAG GGTGGAGGTATAAAGAGACCGCTGAGTGGAGGTGATGACAATACAGACAATCAGCAGGATAATGGTGTCAGTACAGGGGGAGCCTTCAGGACAGCCAGGGAGCAGTTA AAACTGGAGAACCAGAAGAAATATGGAGGAGGTGGGGGTACTGTTTCTACAGCATCCTATGGTACTGGGAAAAAGTCACTGGGCACAAG GAGAACCGGTCCAAGTGGCAAGTTTatacctcctgtcatcaacaagGGAGAAGATGATGG ATCTGATGTAACCATGAACAAAGTCCAGAAGTCTGTGTTTGGGAAGGGAGCCTCTTCTAACGCTGCTTCCTCTGATGAACCGGAGGATGAACGACTAAAAGGAATTGAACCAAAGATGATTGAGCTGGTCATGAATGAG ATTATGGACAATGGACCACAGATGAACTGGACGGACATAGCTGGATTAGAATTCGCCAAGAAATGTATCAAGGAGATTGTTGTTTGGCCAATGTTACGACC GGACATATTCACAGGACTGAGGGGACCACCAAAAGGCTTGCTCCTGTTTGGGCCTCCAGGGACTGGTAAAACCCTTATAG GAAAGTGTATTGCCAGTCAGTCAAAATCTACTTTCTTTAGCATCAGTGCCTCTTCACTTACATCTAAATGG GTTGGCGAGGGAGAAAAGATGGTTAGAGCCCTGTTTGCTGTAGCTCGCTGTCACCAACCTGCTGTTGTGTTCATTGATGAAATCGACTCACTGTTGTCCCAAAGATCAGACGGAGAACACGAGGCGTCACGACGAATCAAGACAGAATTCCTAGTACAGCTG GACGGTGCTGCTACCTCCTCAGAAGACAGGATCCTTGTGATAGGGGCCACCAACAG ACCTCAGGAGATTGATGAAGCAGCTAGGAGAAGATTTGTAAAACGTCTGTACATCCCCCTGCCAGAATCCCAGGCTAGACAGCACATCGTCCTTAACCTCCTCGCCCAGCAGCGTTACCAACTGACTGAGGGAGAACTCGCACTTATCCAAGACAAATCAGAAG GGTACTCTGGTGCTGACATGGCCAGTTTGTGTAGAGAGGCAGCGATGGGTCCCATCAGGAGCATGTCGTTTGGTGACATTGAGAATATCTCTGCTGATGAG GTGCGACCGATTATTTTTTGTGACTTTGAAGAGGCTTTCCTGCAAGTAAAAGCAAGTGTATCTGATAAAGACTTGGACTTGTATATAGAATGGAATAAAATGTATGGAAGTGTCGGAATGGGGAAGTAG
- the LOC138323032 gene encoding fidgetin-like protein 1 isoform X1 produces MRLSMEFPEDGVFLHHLQSQLFDPKLSEGRVSEKADLTRQIIANLRLAADANIISADSANHLIRPFENSYACLIDSLDSTAGLNNFAEGALALCSPHKNESSKWQTSLTLEKLKGMKCVQDVMKKGQADADMLIPPSHRNKVLFSRRVKPTEVPISGLDPGQSNSLNNPSQNSHQQMDVSNGLAISKHQDFNTNTADQGNWSNTNNAGHQKNPLCNSNPQLPGSMNRKPLFSGTNGNGAYGQFGGQSGHLSGQFRGASGQSSGQNGRQTDYSNGQFRGHGTQSNGQADFSGGQFRGRQGQSSGQFGGQANNLSGQFGGQSWRGGQGGGIKRPLSGGDDNTDNQQDNGVSTGGAFRTAREQLKLENQKKYGGGGGTVSTASYGTGKKSLGTRRTGPSGKFIPPVINKGEDDGSDVTMNKVQKSVFGKGASSNAASSDEPEDERLKGIEPKMIELVMNEIMDNGPQMNWTDIAGLEFAKKCIKEIVVWPMLRPDIFTGLRGPPKGLLLFGPPGTGKTLIGKCIASQSKSTFFSISASSLTSKWVGEGEKMVRALFAVARCHQPAVVFIDEIDSLLSQRSDGEHEASRRIKTEFLVQLDGAATSSEDRILVIGATNRPQEIDEAARRRFVKRLYIPLPESQARQHIVLNLLAQQRYQLTEGELALIQDKSEGYSGADMASLCREAAMGPIRSMSFGDIENISADEVRPIIFCDFEEAFLQVKASVSDKDLDLYIEWNKMYGSVGMGK; encoded by the exons aataTCAGCTGACAGTGCTAATCACCTGATAAGACCGTTTGAAAATTCCTATGCTTGCCTGATAGACTCCCTAGATAGCACGGCAG GGTTGAACAACTTTGCGGAAGGTGCCCTAGCCCTGTGCTCCCCTCATAAAAATG AAAGCAGTAAATGGCAAACATCGCTTACTTTGGAGAAACTAAAAGGAATGAAATGTGTGCAGGATGTGATGAAGAAAGGCCAG GCTGATGCAGACATGTTGATACCACCCTCTCACAGGAACAAGGTTCTATTTTCCCGGAGAGTTAAACCTACAGAAGTACCTATATCTGGACTTGATCCTGGTCAGAGCAACAGTTTAAACAATCCAAGTCAAAATAGTCATCAACAGATGGATGTTAGTAATGGTTTAGCAATATCTAAACACCAAGATTTCAACACTAATACTGCGGACCAAGGCAACTGGTCAAATACGAACAATGCTGGACACCAGAAGAATCCCCTTTGTAACAGTAATCCACAGCTTCCAGGGTCTATGAACAGAAAACCACTGTTTTCTGGTACTAATG GTAATGGTGCTTATGGTCAGTTTGGAGGACAGTCTGGACATTTAAGTGGTCAGTTCAGAGGAGCATCAGGACAATCTAGTGGTCAGAATGGAAGGCAAACAGATTACTCTAATGGCCAGTTTAGAGGACATGGAACACAATCTAATGGTCAAGCAGATTTCTCTGGTGGTCAGTTCAGAGGCAGGCAAGGACAATCTAGTGGTCAGTTTGGAGGACAAGCAAATAATTTAAGTGGTCAGTTTGGGGGACAATCCTGGAGAGGAGGACAG GGTGGAGGTATAAAGAGACCGCTGAGTGGAGGTGATGACAATACAGACAATCAGCAGGATAATGGTGTCAGTACAGGGGGAGCCTTCAGGACAGCCAGGGAGCAGTTA AAACTGGAGAACCAGAAGAAATATGGAGGAGGTGGGGGTACTGTTTCTACAGCATCCTATGGTACTGGGAAAAAGTCACTGGGCACAAG GAGAACCGGTCCAAGTGGCAAGTTTatacctcctgtcatcaacaagGGAGAAGATGATGG ATCTGATGTAACCATGAACAAAGTCCAGAAGTCTGTGTTTGGGAAGGGAGCCTCTTCTAACGCTGCTTCCTCTGATGAACCGGAGGATGAACGACTAAAAGGAATTGAACCAAAGATGATTGAGCTGGTCATGAATGAG ATTATGGACAATGGACCACAGATGAACTGGACGGACATAGCTGGATTAGAATTCGCCAAGAAATGTATCAAGGAGATTGTTGTTTGGCCAATGTTACGACC GGACATATTCACAGGACTGAGGGGACCACCAAAAGGCTTGCTCCTGTTTGGGCCTCCAGGGACTGGTAAAACCCTTATAG GAAAGTGTATTGCCAGTCAGTCAAAATCTACTTTCTTTAGCATCAGTGCCTCTTCACTTACATCTAAATGG GTTGGCGAGGGAGAAAAGATGGTTAGAGCCCTGTTTGCTGTAGCTCGCTGTCACCAACCTGCTGTTGTGTTCATTGATGAAATCGACTCACTGTTGTCCCAAAGATCAGACGGAGAACACGAGGCGTCACGACGAATCAAGACAGAATTCCTAGTACAGCTG GACGGTGCTGCTACCTCCTCAGAAGACAGGATCCTTGTGATAGGGGCCACCAACAG ACCTCAGGAGATTGATGAAGCAGCTAGGAGAAGATTTGTAAAACGTCTGTACATCCCCCTGCCAGAATCCCAGGCTAGACAGCACATCGTCCTTAACCTCCTCGCCCAGCAGCGTTACCAACTGACTGAGGGAGAACTCGCACTTATCCAAGACAAATCAGAAG GGTACTCTGGTGCTGACATGGCCAGTTTGTGTAGAGAGGCAGCGATGGGTCCCATCAGGAGCATGTCGTTTGGTGACATTGAGAATATCTCTGCTGATGAG GTGCGACCGATTATTTTTTGTGACTTTGAAGAGGCTTTCCTGCAAGTAAAAGCAAGTGTATCTGATAAAGACTTGGACTTGTATATAGAATGGAATAAAATGTATGGAAGTGTCGGAATGGGGAAGTAG